A region from the Gemmatimonadota bacterium genome encodes:
- a CDS encoding citrate synthase produces the protein MTENARNSLTIRDNRTGREYEVDILEGDVIRALDLRKIKVSDDDFGMMTYDPGFTNTASTRSTITYIDGDKGILRYRGYPIEQLAEQASHLEVSYLLLKGELPTQAELDAFVSDVTFHTYVHENILELLGGFRYDAHAMGMMISAVAALSTFYPDAKDIEDTESRWRQIVRIIAKMPTLAAFTYRHHRGLPYVYPENELSYTANFLNMLFRIGVRDYKPNPVLERALDILFILHADHEQNCSTSTMRVIGSAHADPFSSMAGAMAALYGPLHGGANEAVLRMLTRIGSVENVPAFLEGVKRREERLMGFGHRVYKSYDPRAKIIKRTADEVFAVTGRNPLLDIALELEKIALNEDYFVERNLYPNVDFYSGIIYQAMGFPVELFPVLFAIPRAVGWLTQWEELLADSEQRIARPRQVYLGAQERDFVPLSKR, from the coding sequence ATGACGGAGAACGCCCGGAATAGCCTGACCATCCGGGACAACCGCACCGGTCGCGAGTACGAGGTCGACATTCTCGAAGGGGACGTCATCCGCGCGCTCGATCTGCGCAAGATCAAGGTGTCGGACGACGATTTCGGGATGATGACGTACGACCCCGGCTTCACGAACACGGCGTCGACACGAAGCACCATCACCTACATCGACGGCGACAAGGGTATCCTGCGCTACCGCGGCTATCCCATCGAGCAGCTCGCTGAGCAAGCCAGCCACCTCGAGGTGTCGTACCTGCTGCTCAAGGGCGAGCTGCCCACGCAGGCCGAGCTCGACGCCTTCGTCTCCGATGTCACCTTCCACACCTACGTACACGAGAACATCCTCGAGCTACTCGGCGGGTTCCGCTACGACGCCCACGCCATGGGGATGATGATCTCTGCCGTGGCGGCGCTCTCCACGTTCTATCCAGACGCCAAGGACATCGAGGATACCGAATCGCGCTGGCGCCAGATCGTACGCATCATCGCCAAGATGCCGACGCTGGCGGCGTTCACGTATCGGCATCATCGCGGGCTGCCCTACGTCTACCCGGAGAACGAGCTTTCCTACACGGCCAACTTCCTGAACATGCTGTTCCGGATCGGCGTGCGGGACTACAAGCCCAATCCGGTCCTCGAGCGTGCGTTGGACATCCTGTTCATCCTGCACGCCGACCATGAGCAGAACTGCTCGACCAGCACCATGCGCGTGATCGGGAGTGCGCATGCCGACCCGTTCTCGTCCATGGCCGGGGCCATGGCCGCGCTGTATGGGCCGCTCCATGGCGGCGCCAATGAAGCCGTATTGCGGATGTTGACCCGTATCGGCTCGGTCGAGAACGTGCCGGCTTTCCTCGAAGGGGTGAAGCGCCGTGAGGAGCGCCTGATGGGATTCGGGCACCGGGTCTACAAGTCGTATGATCCGCGCGCCAAGATCATCAAGCGCACGGCCGACGAGGTCTTCGCGGTGACGGGCCGCAATCCGCTGCTCGACATCGCCCTGGAGTTGGAGAAGATCGCGCTCAACGAGGACTATTTCGTCGAGCGGAACCTCTATCCCAACGTCGACTTCTATTCCGGCATCATCTATCAAGCCATGGGCTTCCCGGTGGAGCTCTTCCCGGTGCTGTTCGCGATTCCGCGGGCGGTGGGTTGGCTGACCCAGTGGGAGGAGTTGTTGGCCGATTCCGAGCAGCGCATCGCGCGGCCGCGCCAGGTGTACCTGGGAGCGCAGGAGCGCGACTTCGTGCCGCTCTCCAAACGCTGA